The genomic interval TGCATACTAGAGAGGGATTAAAATGTGATACATACCTTTTTAAAAGAGGGAATACGACACATCTTTTTACGAAAATAGTTGATTCGTACGTCCAAGTCCTTTATTATAAATCGTAATAATTACTATTTGGAAAGAGTGAATCCTATGACATACGAATGGGTTATTATCGGTGGGGGTGTGCATGCGACGACAATTGCATTACAACTCCGACAACTTGGATTACCCGTGGAACAATTGAGAATGATTGATCCACATCCTCATTTATTAGATCAATTTGATAGACAAACGGAGCGTATCGGGATGACATATTTGCGTTCGCCATTAGTGCATCATTGTCATCCTGAACCTTTTGATTTGAAAAAATTCGCGAGACAAGAAGGCTATACGCAACCAATGATAGGTCCGTATCAACGCCCGAGATTAGATATGTTTTTCGACCATACACGTCATTGGATACGTCATTACGGTTTAGAGACATGTCATATTTGTCAAAAGGCAGTACATATATGTCGTTGCTGTGAAGATTGGGAAATTACGTTAGACAGTCAGCAACAAATTCGAACACAACACGTCGTTTTAGCTATGGGCACGCACCATACGCCTTTCATTCCACCTGCATTTCAAGGTCAACCGCACGTGCAACATATTCATAGTCGTGACCTCGATACAACGATGAAAGGTTCGCATGTTGTCGGAAGTGGAATTTCAGCAGGGCATCTCGTTATTAAATTGTTAACAGAAAGTCAAGATAAAACCGTTCATTTATGGATGAAGAAGCCTTTTGATGTCCATCATTTCGATGCGGATCCAGCGTGGTTAGGTCCGAAAAATATGAAACCATTTGAAGCGATGCCGTTAGCCGAAAGAATTCACGTTAACAAACAAGAACGTCATAAAGGGTCCATGCCGAGAGATATGTACATGACATTGAAAAATTATGAAAAAGCTGGCCGTTTGATTGTGCATCATACGCCTATCGAACGACTGGAAGACCATTGTATCGTTGCCGGAGAGACGCGTGTGGCATACGATGGGATTTATTTGGCGACAGGTTTTGTTCTTGATGTGATGACCCAGCCACTCATTCAAGACATTTTACGCTTACCTGAAGCACAACTGGTCGCAGGTTATCCGAAAATTACAACACAGCTTGAGTGGGTACCTCGTTTATACGTTTCAGGCATGCTAGCTGACTTGGCATTAGGTCCTTTTGCCCGCAATATTATGGGCGGTCGACAAGCGGCGTTACGTATCGGTCAAGCTTATACCGAAAGTACGACAGCTTATCAGAACGCAGTATAATGATAATTTTGTAATCGCGCTATGAAACGATTCGCATATCCTATATAATGCGAGTGATAGGAGCGATAACTATGAAAAAATCTAAAGGCGAAAAATCTCCAAAATATCGGAAAATGAGTCATCATGTGATGCGGGTCATATTTGCATTTGGCATCATATTAC from Staphylococcus sp. MI 10-1553 carries:
- a CDS encoding FAD/NAD(P)-binding protein; translated protein: MTYEWVIIGGGVHATTIALQLRQLGLPVEQLRMIDPHPHLLDQFDRQTERIGMTYLRSPLVHHCHPEPFDLKKFARQEGYTQPMIGPYQRPRLDMFFDHTRHWIRHYGLETCHICQKAVHICRCCEDWEITLDSQQQIRTQHVVLAMGTHHTPFIPPAFQGQPHVQHIHSRDLDTTMKGSHVVGSGISAGHLVIKLLTESQDKTVHLWMKKPFDVHHFDADPAWLGPKNMKPFEAMPLAERIHVNKQERHKGSMPRDMYMTLKNYEKAGRLIVHHTPIERLEDHCIVAGETRVAYDGIYLATGFVLDVMTQPLIQDILRLPEAQLVAGYPKITTQLEWVPRLYVSGMLADLALGPFARNIMGGRQAALRIGQAYTESTTAYQNAV